ATGTCGCCGGTGATGCACAATGCCGCCTTCCGCGAGACCGGCCTGGACTACGTCTATACGGCTTTCAGGGTCCGTAGCGAAGAACTGGGCGAGGCCATCGGAGGCATGCGTGCCCTGAATATCCGGGGGCTGAACGTTACCATCCCCCACAAGGTGGCCGTTATTCCGTTTCTCGACGAGGTCGATGCGCTGGCAGAAAAAATCGGTGCGGTCAACACGATAGTCAACGATAACGGTGTCCTCAAGGGCTACAATACGGACGCCTCCGGATTTCTGCAGGCCCTGCTGGAAAAGGGGGTCGACCCGCAGGGAAAGAGGGTGCTTGTCCTCGGAGCCGGCGGTGCCTCAAGGGCAGTATCCCTCGCACTTGGTGAACGTGGTGCCCGACTCTTCATCTTCAACCGGGTGGAAGAGCTGGACTGGGCATACGAACTGGCCGCCAGGGTAGGCTGGCATTCCGAGCACGAAGCCAAGGCCGGTGAACTGCACCGACAGAACTTGGCCGGGGTCCTGCCCAACATGGACATCCTGGTCAATACCACCAGTGTCGGCATGAGTCCCGAGACCGACCGCACACCGGTGGATGCCGACCTGCTCCGGCCTGGCCTGGTGGTCTTCGATATCGTCTACAATCCGCTAAAGACCCGTCTGCTGCGCGAGGCTGAGGCCGCCGGGGCACAGACAATCGCCGGTATCGACATGCTGGCCTGGCAGGGGGCGCTCGCCTTCGAGAAGTGGACCGGAGTACAGGCACCGGTCGACCTGATGAAGAGAGAGGCAGTCAGGCTGCTGGAGGAGCATGAAACGTAACATTGCCCTGACAGGTTTCATGGGTAGCGGGAAATCTGCCGTGGGGAAGGTACTCGCCGGAAGGCTAGGTCGGCGCTTCGTCGAGCTGGATGACGTGATAGAGGAGATGGCGGGCAAGTCGATTCCGGACATCTTCCGGCAGGACGGCGAGATTGCCTTCCGTGAGCTGGAGATAGAGGCCACCAGGAGAGTCTCGAAGAGCACGGACATGGTCATCGCCTGCGGCGGGGGCATTGTCCTCAATATGATAAACATAGACCGGCTGAGAGAAACATCACGAATCGTCTACCTGACCGCATCGCCCGGGGCAATCCTGAGGAGGACCAGGGCCGATGACAACGAGCGCCCCCTGCTCGATGTGCCTGTTCCGGCAGAGCGTATCCGCGAGCTTCTGAGATTCCGGAGGCCGTTCTACGAGCGGGCCGCCGACCTGAGAATTAGTACCTCACGGCTGAGTACTGATTCTGTGGCCGAGAGAATAATCAGCCAGTTGAAAGAAGATGAAGGTTTCAATCTCTAAGAGCGAGATATCCGGCAGGATAACCGCCCCATCCTCGAAGAGCTACACCATCCGGGGACTGATGTGCGCTGCCCTTGCCCGCGGTGAGAGTGAAGTTGTGCAGCCGCTGGCCTCGGACGACACCGAAGCGGCGATAAAGGTACTCGGCCGGATAGGCGTCCATATCGACCAGCAGGAAGACCTCTGGCAAGTCCACGGCGGCAGTTTCCACCAGGCGGACGGCGACCTGTTCTGCGGGGAATCGGCAACCACCCTGCGGTTCATGACCGCCATTTCCGCCCTGGTGCCGGGAAGACACCGTCTCACCGTCGGACCCTCACTCGCAAAAAGACCGGTGCTGCCCCTGGTGGATGCCCTGAAGCAACTGGGCGTGACCTGCTCCTGTCAGGGTGAAGTGCCGCCGGTGGTCGTCGAGGGTGGCGGTCTGAGGGGCGGTGACACCGAGCTGCCGGGCGATATCAGCTCCCAGTATGTATCCGCCCTGCTGCTGGCCACGCCTTTCTTCCAGAAAGGCGCCACTATACGCTTGACAAGTCCCCTGGAGTCCGCGCCCTACGTGCTGATGACGCTGGACTGCATGCAGTGGTTCGGGGTATCGGTTGCCTTCTCGGACGCAATGGACGCGTTTGAGGTGACCCGGCAGTCGTACAGGCCCACCAGCTATCGGGTGGAAGCGGACTGGTCTTCAGCCTCCTACTTGGTGGCCCTGGGAGCACTGGCCGGTGAGGTTGAGGTCGAGAACCTGAACCGGGAAAGCCTTCAGGGCGACAGAGTAATCCTCGATTTCTTGCAGGAAATGGGGGCTTCGGTTATCATCAATAGGAACTCGATAACCGTGCGGAAGTCGAAGCTCAGGGCAATCACAGCTGACCTGTCCGACTGCATTGACCTCCTGCCGACGGTGGCGGTGCTGGCAGCGACTGCCGAAGGCGTCAGCTACCTCACCGGTATCGAGAGGGCAAGAATCAAGGAGTCGGACCGGGTGACCGCGGTAAGAAAAGGTCTGGAGAGAATGGGCATCAGCGTCACCGAGGAGGCAGACCGGATGACCATTACCGGCGGAAAGCCGGGGGGTGCCGTCATCGACAGCAGGGACGACCACCGGATTGCCATGGCTTTCGGGCTGCTCGGTACCGTGGCCGGAAGTACCGTGATCGAGGGCGCGGAATGCGTCTCCAAGACATACCCGCAGTTCTGGCAAGAACTCGGAGCCCTCGGTGGTAAGGTAAAGACAGATGGGAAATAGTCTTGGCAAGCGGTTCACCATCACCAGCTTCGGGGAAAGCCACGGTCGCTGCGTCGGCGTTATCATTGATGGTTGTCCCGCCGGCCTGGCAATCGGCGAGCAGGAAATCCAGACGGAAGTAGACCGGAGAAGACCGGGAGACGGTCCGGCAAGCACTTCCCGCGCCGAGGCGGACCGCGTCGAAGTCCTTTCCGGGATATATGGCGGACGAACCACCGGCGCACCCATCGGCCTGCTGATATGGAACCAGGACGTCGATTCCAGCCAGTACCTGAAGGACCGCTTACTACCCCGGCCGGGTCATGCCGACTTCACCGCCTACACGAAGTACGGGGGCTTCAATGATTTTCGTGGTGGCGGCCGGTTCTCGGGCAGGATTACGGCTACCTTCGTCATGGCGGGAGCGGTCGCTCGGAAGCTACTTGGCACTATCGGCGTTGAAGTTGTCGCCCACACAGTCGCCATCGGGGGGATAGAGGCCAGGGTGAAGCAGGTAGAGGAAGTAAAGGCAAACGCCGGGAGCAATACGCTCCGGTGTGCCGACCCCGAAGTTGCCGAGGAAATGCTCCGGGCAATCGAGAAAGCCCGGACGGAAGGTGACAGCCTCGGCGGGGTTATCGAGTGCATAGCCCTCAACGTACCTGCCGGACTGGGAGAGCCGGTATTCGATACCCTGGAAGGAGACCTGTCCAGGGCGATGTTCGCCATCCCGGCGGTCAAGGGGGTGGAGTTCGGGTCAGGCTTTGCCGCTGCGGAAAAGAGGGGCTCGGAAAACAACGACCCGTTTACCATCATTGACGGCAGGATAGTGACCCTGACGAATAATGCCGGCGGCATTCTCGGCGGCATCAGCAACGGGATGCCGATAGTCGTGCGGGTTGCCGTGAAACCGACCCCTTCCATAGCCCGGGAGCAGCAGACGGTTGATATGGAGAAGATGGCACCGGACACGCTGGCCACCAGAGGCAGGCATGACGCCTGCATTGTGCCCCGGGCGGTACCGGTGGTGGAGGCGATGGTGGCGGTGACCCTGTGTGATTTCGCCATCAGGGCAGGAGGGATACCGGAGGTAATAATATGAGCCTGGAAGACCTGAGAAAGAAGATAGACCAGGCCGATGCCGAGATAGTCAGGCTTATTGCGGAAAGGATAAGAAACGCGGAGAAAATCGGCCGGGAAAAGCAGAAGCAGGGAAAGCAGCTTGAGGACCTCAGCCGGGAGACCGAGGTGATGTCCAATATCCGCCGGCTGGCCGGGCAGGAGAACGTCAGCATCGCGGGTCTCGAAAGCATCTACCGCAGGATAGTCAACGTTGCCAAGAGTGTCGAGGGGCTTATCGTCGCCTTTCAGGGTGAGATTGGCGCCTACAGCGAGGAGGCTGCCGTTGATTTCTTCGGTCCTTCAATCGAGGTCAGGCCCTGTGAAACCCTGGACGCAGTCTTTGACGCCGTGGAGCGGGGAGAAGCGCATTTTGGCGTAGTTCCCATTGAGAACTCCCTGGAGGGCAGCATCAGCCAGGTCTATGACCTGCTCCTCGACTCCAGTCTCAAGGTCCGGGGAGAGATTGAGTTACGCGTGATACACTGCCTTATCGCCAATCCGGGGGTGAAGCTTGACCTGCTGCGAAGGGTCTATTCCCATCCTCAGGCCCTGGGCCAGTGCCGCGCCTTCCTCAAGCACCTCGACTGCGAACTGATTCCAACCTACGATACCGCGGGCAGTGTCAAGATGATCAAGGAACAGGGAATGACCGACGGCGCCGCCATCGCCAGCGTCCGCGCGGCGGAAATCTACGCGATGCAGATAATGGCCCGGGAGATAGAGGATACCCCCAACAACTTCACCCGGTTCTTCGTCCTTGCCAAGCATGACTCGCCCCCGACAGGCAACGACAAGACATCCATCGTCTTCTCGGTGAGCCACAAGCCGGGGGCACTGTACAGCCTCCTCCGTGAGCTGGCGGCCAGCCAGGTAAACCTCACCAAGATTGAGTCACGGCCGACCCGGCAGAGGCCCTGGGAGTATAACTTCTATCTCGACTTCGAAGGGCATCGGGAGGACACTGCCTCACGGGAAGCCCTGGGTAAACTGGAGGAGACCGCCCTGTTCGTCAAGGTCCTGGGGTCCTACCCTAGAGCTACATGAGCCAGGTCGGTAACAGGTCTGATTCAGGGATGCAGAGTTAGCATATGAAAGTAGCTATTGTCGGCGGTTCGGGGAAGATGGGCCAGTGGTTCGCCCGTCTCCTGGCGCAGGAGGGCAACGAGGTGCTACTCGTCGGCCGGAGTGAGGAGAAGCTCAGGACCGTTCAGCAAGAGTTGGATGTGGATATCACCACCGACGTCGGCCGGGTAGGGGACGCAAACGCCATCATATTGTCGGTGCCACTGGATAGCTTTGAAGCAGTCGTTAAACAGATAGCCCCACACACGCACTCGGGGCAGAGCGTGGTCGATTTCACCTCGCTCAAGGCAGAACCGGTGGACATAATGCACCGCCATATTACGTCGGCGGTCATCCTGGGGACACATCCGGTATTCGGGCCCGGAGCAAAGAGCCTGGTCAACCAGAACTTCGTCCTGACACCGACAAACGATGGGGAGACAGCCCTGGCAGATAAGGTCAGGGACTATCTCGATGCCAGGGGAGCACGTGTCTCCCTGATGGCACCGGAAGAGCACGACAGGATGATGACCGTTATCCTCGGGCTGGCCCACTTCATTGCCATTGCATCGGCGGATACCCTGCTGAGCATGGAGCGGTTCCAGGAGATGAAGCAAATCGGCGGCACCACCTTCAGGGTACTCTACACCCTGATGGAAAGCGTCATCTCCGAAGACCCGGAACTCTACGCCTCACTGCAGATGAGCTTTCCGGACATCGGAGAGATTGAGGGGCAGTTCCAGCAGAGCGTGAAAACGTGGGCCGACCTGGTGAAGAGCGGAGACAGACAGGCGTTCGTGGACAGAATGAGCGCCCTGAAAGACAGGCTGGAAGAGACCGACCCCCACTTCCAGAAAGCCTACGAGGATATGTACCGCATCACCGACGGGCTGCCATAAGAGCGGCCAGTCACTACGGCTCCGCCCTCCCCTCGATGAAGGCCATGACTTCGTCATCGTTCACCGAGCGGCCGGTGAAGGTACCCGCATCCCGGGTAGCAATCCAGAGCGCGGCCTCGGCAATCTGCTCCGGGCTTTTCATCCGGCTCTCCACGTCGCCGAGGTCCACATTCTTGAAGACCACCTTGAAGCCATCGGTGAGCACCGCCCCGCTGGGGTAGAGGTCATTGACGGCGATGTTGTAGTCCTTAACCTCCTGTGCCAGGCCCCAGCAGAATAGCTCGATACCCGCCTTGGTGATGCTGTAGCAGACCTCTCCCGGTGGCGCCCGCCGCTTGGCGGCAACGGATGTCATGCAGATGATGTTGCCGCTGCGCTGGGCAATCATCGTGGGCAGCACTGCTTTGGTACAGATGAAGGTACCGCGCAGATTGACCCGCATCATCAGGTCCCAGCGCTTGATGGGCAGGTCGGCTATCATGGCGTTGAAATTGGCTGCGGCGTCGTTCACCAGGATATCTATCCGCCCGAACTCCTCGAGGGTCTTCCGGGCCATGCTTTCCACGTCCTCGTCAACCGTGATGTCCGTCCTGATGGCGACTGCCCGACCGCCGAGGGCACGGATTTCGTCGACTGTCTGGTGAATGGTGCCGGGGAGCTTGCCGCCTTCCTGTTCGGTCCTGGCAACCACGGCTACTGCAGCACCTTCGCGGGCAAATGTGAGGGCAATCTGCTTGCCGATACCGCGACTGCTCCCGGCGACTATGGCTACCTTACCATCCAGTTTCATATCTGCCCCCTGTCAACCTTCAATGCTGCTAGACTTTAGCAAATCGACATGCCGACAGTCAAATAATTGTACTTGCCCAGTACATTAGCAACACGTCTTTCTCCTACCTGTCATTGCGAGCCACAACCGAGCAAAGCAAGGGAGTGGCGTGGCAATCTCATGCCGCCCTCCAAGATTGCGTGCCGCTAGTTTCAGCGGCCTGTCGCCAGGCTCCTCGCAATGACGTTTCTTGAAATAGTTGCTACTTGAATGCTCTATCGACTTGTCACCAATATATCTGAACGATATCAATGGTCAGGTACCACAATGGCGCGGGTATCACGCTACACCGAACAAAGGTCTTTCATCAGCAGGGCACGATGTTACCTGTATGAGGGGTCTTTCAGTGAAGTGGGGAAACGAGGAGTGCGGATGGGTGAACAGTGCAGAGTAGTGACACTCGAAAACTAATGGAGGTATCCCGGGCAGGTTATTTCTGGGTCAGCGTGGAGGCACCGGAGACCTTGACACTACCCATGGTGGGACTACCGCAATAGGTGAGTCGGGAACTACCACTGATATCAAGGTCCAGCTTCCCGCTAGTACTCACTACTGCCTGGCTGGCCCCCTTGAGGTCGACTTTGGCGTCCCTGAGAGCGTAACCTGCCATCTCCAGTCGGCTGGCGCCCCAGGCATTCATCTCAACGTCCCTTGCGGACCCCTTCAGTTCCATCCGGCTGGCGCCGGAGAGGGTGAACTCGGAATCACCGAGCTTCATATTGCCATGGAGTTTGCTGGCACCCGATACCTCAACCTTAGTTATACCGGCCTCGATATCGATATCCAGGCTGCTGGCGCCGGAAAGGTTCAGATCGAGTTTTCCCTGGGAACTGAAGCCGTTTACGCTACACTTCGCCGCAGCGCTGAGACGTAGCTTATTGAGCATGGGCATGGTGATGTGCGCACCCAGTGTCGGCCTGGTGTGGAAGTGGAACGGCTTGACCGATATCTTCAGTGTGTTGCCCGATTTATCAACGTTGATATAGTCGAACAGACTCTCATCACTGGTCACAGTCACACTGTACGAATCAGATTGGACAATATCCACCCTGAAACAACAAGCGACTTCAACATTCGTGAAGTCGCTCAAATCAAATTCCCTGGTGACGACCTTCCCTGTACCGGTTTCCGGGCCGGACAGTACGGCAATGGCCTTATCCACCCTTGTCTCTACACGAGAGACGGTTTCCTCAATCCGCCTCTCAGCCTGATGCATCGCCGCTTCCGCTTTAGTTCTGCCGTTTTCGCCAGCTTCAAGGGCGATTTTCCGCAGTATGTCGCGGAAGTCAACCATGTCCCGCTTCATTCGCTCCTTGGCTTCTTCGGCTTCTTTCTTGAGCTCTTCAATATTCGCCATCGCAATACCCTCTCCAGTAGTGCAGATGAGCCTGAGGTCTTCCCTCAGGCCCATCTAGTTTAGTGCTTGTTCTACTGGCTGTCAATACTGCCGGAAGTGGTCGGGGATATGATTCTGATACTCAACATCATAAACCTAGGCATCGAACCAAAGGTCTCAATGCCTCTCCATGGTCTCGTTGACCGGCAAGTGTAAGTTGCTCCCGAGCACCAGGCCAAACACCTGGCCAACGACTGCTAACGATTTTGTAAATAGATTCATGTTTCTGCTTGATTCTTCCTTCTAACTAATGTGGAATCAGGTAAACGCCTGTGCCTGGCCTAGGCGTACAGGCTGAGTTCCCAGTGCTTCTCCATGGTCTCGTTAACTGGCATGATGAAGTTGCGTCCCATAACCAGGCCAAAAACCTGACCGATTACGAAGATTGATTTCAATAGACCTTTCATTCTGCTGCCCCCTTCTCTTCTTCCACGTCCATTATCAGTCTACACCAGGCAAGTTAAGGCCAGTTAAAGATATACCGCGGAAGGTAAAAGGCATGTCAACACGAGGTTACAAAAAGGTTACATTTTGCCAGCAGAACATGGCGAGAAGTAGCCAACGGGAATACCCACAGATAATCCCCGGGGAAAGCGCCTCAAAGGCTATTCCGGCTTTGCCATGAAGTAGCCGATACCGGTCCTGGTGAGGATGAGCCTGGGATTGCTGGGGGCTTCCTCGACCTTCTCACGCAGGCGCCGGATGTGTACCTTGAGGCTGTCCGCCGCCCCGGGGTAGTCATCACCCCAGACTGCCCCAGCGAGGCTCGCATGGGTAACGGCGCGACCTCCGTTCTTCATCAGGTGAGCCATTATCTGGCTTTCGGTAACGGTGAGGGCAATCTCCTTGCCACTGTAGCTCAACTGCCCTGTGGTGGGGTCCAGGCGTAGCGGTCCAAAAACAATCGATTCCTCCTCAGCACCGACCTGCCGCCGAATCAGGGCCTTAACTCGTGCCAGGAACTCGAGCTGCCGGAAGGGTTTGGTTATATAGTCATCAGCCCCCCATTCCAGCCCCTTGACGATATCAGCCTCATCAGACCGTACCGTCAGGATGATGGTGGGCACGTGGGAAAAAAGGCGGATTTGCCGAAGTACATCGAAGCCGTTTATATCGGGTAAACCCAGGTCAAGTATGACGATATCCGGTGACTCACTCTCAACCAGCTCAACTCCCTTCTGACCGAGACGGGTAGGAATCAGCGTCGCTTCCGGCCAGCGTATCTGGAAGGCAAGCGAAATGGCATCTATGATTTCCCGGTCATCCTCAATAAGAAGCACTTTCATTTATTGCCTCCTCCTTGGTACTCACCTGCTGCTGGATGGATGTAGCCAGGGGTATCGAGAAGCCAAAGATCGAGCCTTTACCCACGCGGCTATTCAGCCATATCTCGCCATCATGCAGCCCCACCAGGTATTTGCACAGCGCCAGACCCAACCCCAGGCCACTCAGGTACTCCCGGTCACCC
This DNA window, taken from Dehalococcoidales bacterium, encodes the following:
- a CDS encoding shikimate kinase, producing MKRNIALTGFMGSGKSAVGKVLAGRLGRRFVELDDVIEEMAGKSIPDIFRQDGEIAFRELEIEATRRVSKSTDMVIACGGGIVLNMINIDRLRETSRIVYLTASPGAILRRTRADDNERPLLDVPVPAERIRELLRFRRPFYERAADLRISTSRLSTDSVAERIISQLKEDEGFNL
- a CDS encoding head GIN domain-containing protein, which translates into the protein MANIEELKKEAEEAKERMKRDMVDFRDILRKIALEAGENGRTKAEAAMHQAERRIEETVSRVETRVDKAIAVLSGPETGTGKVVTREFDLSDFTNVEVACCFRVDIVQSDSYSVTVTSDESLFDYINVDKSGNTLKISVKPFHFHTRPTLGAHITMPMLNKLRLSAAAKCSVNGFSSQGKLDLNLSGASSLDIDIEAGITKVEVSGASKLHGNMKLGDSEFTLSGASRMELKGSARDVEMNAWGASRLEMAGYALRDAKVDLKGASQAVVSTSGKLDLDISGSSRLTYCGSPTMGSVKVSGASTLTQK
- a CDS encoding shikimate dehydrogenase, producing the protein MSPVMHNAAFRETGLDYVYTAFRVRSEELGEAIGGMRALNIRGLNVTIPHKVAVIPFLDEVDALAEKIGAVNTIVNDNGVLKGYNTDASGFLQALLEKGVDPQGKRVLVLGAGGASRAVSLALGERGARLFIFNRVEELDWAYELAARVGWHSEHEAKAGELHRQNLAGVLPNMDILVNTTSVGMSPETDRTPVDADLLRPGLVVFDIVYNPLKTRLLREAEAAGAQTIAGIDMLAWQGALAFEKWTGVQAPVDLMKREAVRLLEEHET
- a CDS encoding SDR family NAD(P)-dependent oxidoreductase, encoding MKLDGKVAIVAGSSRGIGKQIALTFAREGAAVAVVARTEQEGGKLPGTIHQTVDEIRALGGRAVAIRTDITVDEDVESMARKTLEEFGRIDILVNDAAANFNAMIADLPIKRWDLMMRVNLRGTFICTKAVLPTMIAQRSGNIICMTSVAAKRRAPPGEVCYSITKAGIELFCWGLAQEVKDYNIAVNDLYPSGAVLTDGFKVVFKNVDLGDVESRMKSPEQIAEAALWIATRDAGTFTGRSVNDDEVMAFIEGRAEP
- the pheA gene encoding prephenate dehydratase, which translates into the protein MSLEDLRKKIDQADAEIVRLIAERIRNAEKIGREKQKQGKQLEDLSRETEVMSNIRRLAGQENVSIAGLESIYRRIVNVAKSVEGLIVAFQGEIGAYSEEAAVDFFGPSIEVRPCETLDAVFDAVERGEAHFGVVPIENSLEGSISQVYDLLLDSSLKVRGEIELRVIHCLIANPGVKLDLLRRVYSHPQALGQCRAFLKHLDCELIPTYDTAGSVKMIKEQGMTDGAAIASVRAAEIYAMQIMAREIEDTPNNFTRFFVLAKHDSPPTGNDKTSIVFSVSHKPGALYSLLRELAASQVNLTKIESRPTRQRPWEYNFYLDFEGHREDTASREALGKLEETALFVKVLGSYPRAT
- a CDS encoding response regulator transcription factor, with product MKVLLIEDDREIIDAISLAFQIRWPEATLIPTRLGQKGVELVESESPDIVILDLGLPDINGFDVLRQIRLFSHVPTIILTVRSDEADIVKGLEWGADDYITKPFRQLEFLARVKALIRRQVGAEEESIVFGPLRLDPTTGQLSYSGKEIALTVTESQIMAHLMKNGGRAVTHASLAGAVWGDDYPGAADSLKVHIRRLREKVEEAPSNPRLILTRTGIGYFMAKPE
- the aroC gene encoding chorismate synthase encodes the protein MGNSLGKRFTITSFGESHGRCVGVIIDGCPAGLAIGEQEIQTEVDRRRPGDGPASTSRAEADRVEVLSGIYGGRTTGAPIGLLIWNQDVDSSQYLKDRLLPRPGHADFTAYTKYGGFNDFRGGGRFSGRITATFVMAGAVARKLLGTIGVEVVAHTVAIGGIEARVKQVEEVKANAGSNTLRCADPEVAEEMLRAIEKARTEGDSLGGVIECIALNVPAGLGEPVFDTLEGDLSRAMFAIPAVKGVEFGSGFAAAEKRGSENNDPFTIIDGRIVTLTNNAGGILGGISNGMPIVVRVAVKPTPSIAREQQTVDMEKMAPDTLATRGRHDACIVPRAVPVVEAMVAVTLCDFAIRAGGIPEVII
- the aroA gene encoding 3-phosphoshikimate 1-carboxyvinyltransferase; its protein translation is MKVSISKSEISGRITAPSSKSYTIRGLMCAALARGESEVVQPLASDDTEAAIKVLGRIGVHIDQQEDLWQVHGGSFHQADGDLFCGESATTLRFMTAISALVPGRHRLTVGPSLAKRPVLPLVDALKQLGVTCSCQGEVPPVVVEGGGLRGGDTELPGDISSQYVSALLLATPFFQKGATIRLTSPLESAPYVLMTLDCMQWFGVSVAFSDAMDAFEVTRQSYRPTSYRVEADWSSASYLVALGALAGEVEVENLNRESLQGDRVILDFLQEMGASVIINRNSITVRKSKLRAITADLSDCIDLLPTVAVLAATAEGVSYLTGIERARIKESDRVTAVRKGLERMGISVTEEADRMTITGGKPGGAVIDSRDDHRIAMAFGLLGTVAGSTVIEGAECVSKTYPQFWQELGALGGKVKTDGK
- a CDS encoding prephenate dehydrogenase, which encodes MKVAIVGGSGKMGQWFARLLAQEGNEVLLVGRSEEKLRTVQQELDVDITTDVGRVGDANAIILSVPLDSFEAVVKQIAPHTHSGQSVVDFTSLKAEPVDIMHRHITSAVILGTHPVFGPGAKSLVNQNFVLTPTNDGETALADKVRDYLDARGARVSLMAPEEHDRMMTVILGLAHFIAIASADTLLSMERFQEMKQIGGTTFRVLYTLMESVISEDPELYASLQMSFPDIGEIEGQFQQSVKTWADLVKSGDRQAFVDRMSALKDRLEETDPHFQKAYEDMYRITDGLP